From the Halorhabdus utahensis DSM 12940 genome, one window contains:
- a CDS encoding proteasome assembly chaperone family protein yields MAQITVHETELSLSNPTLVEGLPGVGLVGKITADHLIETFEMTHYATCHCKGLPEVAIYHENDPEITGAVRLYADPEHELLVLQSDVPVSPNAAEEFAGCLTGWIRDQDALPIYLSGRSTDPDDERATYGVATGEAGEILSAHDIAPPDERGAISGPTGALLYEAHRQDLDALGLIVEASARFPDPAAATSLIETAIAPITGLTVETDSLLDRAEEIRATRQQLAQRMQQAQEESSKAEPVGMYQ; encoded by the coding sequence ATGGCACAGATAACGGTCCACGAGACGGAGCTTTCGCTGTCGAACCCGACCCTCGTCGAGGGGTTGCCGGGCGTCGGGCTGGTCGGGAAGATCACCGCGGATCATCTGATCGAAACCTTCGAGATGACCCATTATGCGACGTGTCACTGTAAGGGACTGCCGGAAGTCGCGATCTACCACGAGAACGACCCGGAGATCACCGGGGCCGTCCGGCTGTATGCCGACCCGGAGCACGAACTCCTCGTGCTCCAGAGCGACGTCCCGGTTTCGCCGAACGCCGCCGAGGAGTTCGCCGGGTGTCTCACTGGCTGGATTCGCGATCAGGACGCCCTCCCGATCTACCTCAGCGGCCGCTCGACGGACCCGGACGACGAGCGGGCGACCTACGGCGTCGCGACGGGCGAAGCCGGCGAGATTCTATCTGCCCACGACATCGCCCCGCCGGACGAACGAGGGGCGATCAGCGGCCCGACCGGCGCGTTGCTCTATGAAGCACATCGACAGGATCTCGATGCGCTCGGGTTGATCGTCGAAGCGTCAGCCAGGTTCCCCGATCCCGCGGCCGCCACGTCGCTGATCGAGACGGCGATCGCCCCGATCACTGGACTCACCGTCGAAACGGACTCACTCCTCGACCGCGCCGAGGAGATCCGAGCGACACGACAGCAACTCGCCCAACGGATGCAGCAGGCCCAAGAGGAGAGTTCGAAGGCCGAACCGGTCGGGATGTACCAGTAG
- a CDS encoding LysE family translocator: MFGLALAAPPGPMNAVIAEESVVGGFRAGVTAGLGAMVADATFFVLSVLGVVAIVQEATLLQGTMVGIGGVLMLYFAIDAVRELDRTFTTFDEDATTGAGHSGDRPDARGFRRAFVLALTNPYQIIFWLTVGVGLLTPGTVDVLSQTPYVGGHLEGLLVVRTGKPTLLVGFFAGIGVWIVGFPATLVTAGRRVDRFAPAVAVLSAVFLAGFGVFFLYDALSTVGLVG, translated from the coding sequence ATATTCGGGCTGGCGCTGGCCGCGCCACCGGGGCCGATGAACGCCGTCATCGCCGAGGAAAGCGTCGTGGGCGGCTTCCGGGCCGGCGTCACTGCCGGGCTGGGGGCGATGGTGGCCGACGCGACGTTTTTCGTCCTCTCGGTGCTCGGCGTTGTCGCGATCGTCCAGGAAGCGACGCTCCTGCAGGGAACGATGGTCGGGATCGGCGGCGTGTTGATGCTGTACTTCGCGATCGACGCCGTCCGTGAACTCGACCGGACGTTTACCACGTTCGACGAGGACGCGACCACCGGGGCCGGTCACAGCGGTGACCGACCCGACGCACGAGGGTTTCGGCGGGCGTTCGTGCTTGCACTCACGAACCCGTATCAGATCATCTTCTGGCTGACTGTCGGCGTCGGCCTTCTCACGCCGGGCACGGTCGACGTCCTCTCCCAGACGCCGTACGTGGGCGGGCACCTCGAGGGGCTGCTCGTCGTTCGAACAGGTAAGCCGACGCTGCTCGTGGGCTTTTTCGCCGGGATCGGCGTCTGGATCGTCGGCTTCCCGGCGACGCTGGTGACTGCCGGTCGGCGAGTCGACCGCTTCGCTCCGGCGGTCGCCGTCCTCAGCGCGGTCTTTCTGGCCGGCTTCGGCGTGTTCTTCCTGTACGACGCCCTGTCGACGGTCGGTCTCGTGGGATGA
- a CDS encoding HD domain-containing protein gives MGVEIREAPVSAAEFEEMKRFVHDYLEASVENEQAGGRMRWYPWHSAEYRFNHILNVVELATDIAKQEGADVQVTRVAALFHDVAKLEAEQDEHAAAGARIAKEFLETHSDYPQSFVEQVVAAIEDHSYQGDLTDLPLETRCLIEADVLDKVGANGTALLLLRMGYESRSHVDAPEMVERVTERGTDARERIESDTAESYLHRRLKRVRWFKEWLEEEIAVVDAESEV, from the coding sequence GTGGGTGTTGAAATCCGGGAGGCGCCAGTGTCGGCGGCGGAATTCGAGGAGATGAAGCGGTTCGTCCACGATTATCTCGAGGCCAGCGTCGAGAACGAACAGGCTGGCGGACGGATGCGGTGGTACCCCTGGCACTCCGCCGAGTACCGGTTCAACCACATCCTCAACGTGGTGGAACTCGCCACGGATATCGCCAAGCAGGAAGGGGCGGACGTGCAGGTCACACGAGTGGCAGCACTGTTTCACGACGTGGCGAAACTCGAAGCGGAGCAGGACGAACACGCAGCAGCCGGTGCCCGCATCGCCAAGGAGTTCCTGGAGACGCACAGTGATTATCCACAGTCGTTCGTCGAACAGGTCGTCGCCGCGATCGAGGACCACTCCTATCAGGGTGACCTCACCGACCTGCCGCTTGAGACCCGGTGTCTCATCGAGGCTGACGTCCTCGACAAGGTCGGTGCCAACGGGACGGCGCTGTTGCTGTTGCGCATGGGATATGAGTCACGGTCCCACGTCGACGCTCCGGAGATGGTCGAACGCGTCACCGAGCGGGGAACGGACGCTCGCGAGCGCATCGAGAGCGACACCGCCGAGAGCTACCTCCACCGCCGACTCAAGCGGGTGCGGTGGTTCAAGGAGTGGCTCGAAGAGGAGATCGCCGTGGTCGATGCCGAAAGCGAGGTCTGA
- a CDS encoding GNAT family N-acetyltransferase, translating to MNIRTATPADTPAIRDVARRSLQASYALSPQTITTGIEEWYGEAQLEESLDSDDRILLVADVDEQVVAFSESTLTAGRPWVVDESDHGRDAMLLWLHVDPDYRGEGIASTLFDETIGRLRDEGAMAIQGRVLANNQDGTGFFESKGFERVGRTEIEIGGRNQIEYRYIAEQTGLEPLESGGETVYVDHDESERGSTAQFHIVYADDDRQDRYGYYCDNCGELANAMDAMGRIECNSCGNRRKPTRWDAAYL from the coding sequence ATGAACATCCGGACTGCGACTCCAGCGGATACACCAGCGATCCGTGACGTCGCCAGACGATCGCTCCAGGCGTCATACGCACTGAGTCCACAAACGATTACCACCGGCATCGAGGAGTGGTACGGCGAAGCACAGCTCGAGGAGAGTCTCGACTCCGACGATCGCATCCTGCTGGTCGCAGACGTCGACGAACAGGTCGTCGCGTTCTCCGAGAGTACGTTGACCGCAGGTCGGCCCTGGGTCGTCGACGAGTCCGACCACGGGCGTGACGCCATGCTGCTGTGGCTACACGTCGACCCTGATTACCGTGGCGAGGGGATCGCGAGCACCCTCTTCGACGAGACGATCGGTCGACTCCGTGACGAAGGCGCGATGGCGATCCAGGGCCGCGTCCTGGCGAACAATCAGGACGGGACTGGATTCTTCGAGTCCAAGGGCTTCGAGCGGGTGGGTCGCACCGAGATCGAGATCGGCGGCCGGAATCAGATCGAGTACCGATACATCGCCGAGCAAACCGGGCTCGAACCGCTGGAGTCCGGCGGCGAAACGGTGTACGTCGATCACGACGAATCCGAGCGTGGGTCGACAGCGCAGTTTCACATCGTCTACGCCGACGACGACCGCCAGGACCGCTACGGCTACTACTGTGACAACTGTGGTGAACTTGCGAACGCGATGGACGCGATGGGACGCATCGAGTGCAACTCGTGTGGGAACCGGCGCAAACCCACCCGATGGGACGCGGCGTACCTGTAG
- a CDS encoding bactofilin family protein, whose protein sequence is MVSKRSLSRTNVRTITALVVVFLLLASIPGTAFAETRTGGSVVVGADETVAGDLDVFAGSVAIHGTVEGNVRAVGGTVRIDGTVTGNVSATAGSVVIGPDATIEGSLTGASGDVTIAGSVQGDVQVGAEIVRVTETAEIAGNLEYGGTLERASGASIAGTISADSDLGFDSPLGFSIPSWIVGIYAFMVGLLGAVILLGLFPDFSRSVATAGTAQPLRSGAIGIVALVGIPVGLVVLVLTIVGIPLALIGLFIYLLGLWVGSLYGRYAVGTFVLTQLDTENRWLALLTGFLAVAALGRLPVAGGLIQLVVLLVGLGGLAATLLERYRGQRSNGEGETATDGRSERVVP, encoded by the coding sequence ATGGTATCCAAACGGTCGCTATCCAGAACGAACGTCCGGACGATCACGGCCCTCGTCGTGGTCTTTCTCCTGCTCGCATCGATTCCCGGTACGGCATTTGCGGAAACCAGAACCGGCGGCTCGGTCGTCGTCGGGGCCGATGAAACAGTCGCGGGCGACCTCGACGTCTTCGCCGGGTCAGTCGCCATCCACGGCACAGTCGAGGGTAACGTCCGGGCCGTCGGTGGCACGGTCCGGATCGACGGCACCGTCACCGGGAACGTCTCCGCGACTGCCGGCTCGGTCGTCATCGGCCCCGACGCGACGATCGAGGGGTCACTCACCGGGGCCAGCGGCGACGTCACGATCGCAGGGTCGGTTCAGGGCGACGTCCAGGTCGGCGCTGAGATCGTCCGCGTAACCGAGACAGCGGAAATAGCCGGCAATCTCGAATACGGCGGGACGCTCGAACGCGCGTCCGGCGCGTCGATCGCCGGGACGATATCTGCGGATTCCGATCTCGGGTTCGACTCGCCGCTTGGCTTCTCGATCCCCTCCTGGATCGTTGGGATCTACGCTTTCATGGTGGGCCTGCTGGGAGCCGTGATCCTTCTTGGCCTGTTCCCGGACTTCTCGCGGTCAGTTGCGACAGCCGGGACGGCGCAGCCGCTTCGGTCCGGAGCGATCGGCATCGTCGCACTGGTCGGCATCCCCGTCGGACTGGTCGTGCTCGTCCTGACGATCGTCGGCATTCCGCTGGCGCTGATCGGGCTGTTCATCTACCTGCTCGGGCTCTGGGTGGGGTCGCTATACGGCCGGTACGCGGTCGGGACGTTCGTCCTGACACAGCTCGACACCGAGAACCGCTGGCTGGCGTTGCTGACCGGCTTTCTCGCCGTCGCAGCCCTCGGACGCCTCCCCGTCGCGGGCGGGCTGATTCAGCTCGTGGTTTTACTGGTCGGACTCGGTGGGCTCGCAGCGACGCTTCTGGAACGCTACCGTGGCCAGAGATCGAACGGTGAGGGCGAGACAGCGACCGACGGCCGATCAGAACGAGTCGTGCCCTGA
- a CDS encoding Gfo/Idh/MocA family protein, which translates to MRFGILSTAGIARSALLPAIERSAHDVTAIASRDVDRAETVAADLGIPNAYGNYDAMLAEAPIDAVYNPLPNALHAEWTMRAADAGLDILCEKPVAVDEKQAREMFEYCDRQDVTLMEAFMYRFHPRTERAAEIVSEDFLNVRSGSARFTFSLRGNPDDIRLDPDLAGGSLMDLGCYTVSAMRLFLGEPERVYATSVDTRDAGVDSQLTGILEFESGATAQIHSGFDTPFVESYRVEAENGWLAAENVFGADPNQSVSIEYEVDGRHVTEEFDPVDPYQREVEHFAEAVESGSTPRIDEAESVRNMAVIDALYESADRGQPVSLS; encoded by the coding sequence ATGCGATTCGGTATCCTGAGTACGGCCGGCATCGCCCGCAGTGCCCTGCTCCCCGCGATCGAGCGAAGCGCCCACGACGTCACGGCGATCGCTTCACGGGACGTGGATCGTGCGGAAACCGTCGCCGCCGACCTGGGGATCCCCAACGCCTACGGAAACTACGACGCGATGCTCGCGGAGGCACCGATCGACGCCGTGTACAACCCGCTCCCGAACGCGCTGCACGCCGAGTGGACGATGCGCGCGGCCGACGCTGGCCTCGATATCCTGTGTGAGAAGCCAGTCGCGGTCGACGAAAAACAGGCTCGGGAGATGTTCGAGTACTGCGATCGCCAGGACGTGACGCTGATGGAAGCGTTCATGTATCGGTTTCATCCGCGGACCGAACGAGCGGCCGAGATCGTCAGCGAGGACTTCTTGAACGTCCGATCCGGATCCGCAAGGTTCACCTTTTCCCTCCGGGGCAATCCAGACGACATCCGACTCGATCCGGACCTCGCCGGCGGGTCGTTGATGGATCTCGGCTGTTACACCGTGAGTGCGATGCGGCTGTTCCTGGGTGAACCCGAGCGGGTGTACGCAACGAGTGTCGACACCCGCGACGCCGGCGTCGACAGCCAGTTGACCGGAATCCTGGAGTTCGAGTCGGGGGCGACGGCACAGATTCACTCCGGATTCGACACGCCGTTCGTCGAGTCCTACCGCGTCGAGGCCGAGAACGGCTGGCTGGCGGCCGAAAACGTCTTCGGTGCCGATCCGAACCAGTCCGTCTCCATCGAGTACGAGGTCGACGGCAGACACGTGACCGAGGAGTTCGACCCCGTCGACCCGTACCAACGAGAGGTCGAGCACTTCGCCGAGGCCGTCGAATCCGGATCGACGCCGCGAATCGACGAGGCGGAATCCGTCCGGAACATGGCCGTGATCGACGCACTGTACGAGAGTGCCGACCGTGGCCAGCCAGTGTCTCTCTCGTAG
- a CDS encoding DJ-1/PfpI family protein: MESKQLLMIVGDFGEDYEIMVPFQALQAVGHEVDAVCPEKEGEETIKTAIHDFRGDQTYLEERGHDFELTATMADVDPTEYDGLVVPGGRAPEYLRGYDVVIEAVQHFFEADKPVASICHGPQILAAAGVLDGYEMTAYPAVRPEVEAAGCSWVDGVVRDDNLVTGQAWPDHPEWIATFLELLEEQ, translated from the coding sequence ATGGAAAGCAAACAACTCCTGATGATCGTCGGCGATTTCGGTGAAGACTACGAGATCATGGTACCGTTCCAGGCCCTGCAGGCCGTCGGCCACGAAGTCGACGCGGTCTGTCCCGAAAAGGAGGGCGAAGAGACGATCAAGACGGCGATTCATGATTTCCGTGGCGACCAGACCTATCTCGAAGAACGGGGCCACGATTTCGAATTGACCGCAACGATGGCCGACGTCGACCCGACCGAATACGACGGCCTGGTAGTTCCCGGTGGACGAGCTCCCGAATACCTTCGTGGATACGATGTGGTGATCGAAGCTGTCCAGCACTTTTTCGAGGCCGACAAACCAGTCGCCTCGATCTGTCATGGCCCCCAGATCCTCGCCGCAGCTGGCGTCCTCGATGGCTACGAAATGACGGCGTATCCGGCAGTCCGGCCGGAAGTCGAGGCTGCCGGCTGTTCGTGGGTTGACGGCGTCGTCCGGGACGACAATCTGGTGACTGGCCAGGCCTGGCCCGACCACCCCGAATGGATCGCGACGTTCCTTGAACTCCTCGAAGAACAATAA